The following proteins are co-located in the Thermoflexus sp. genome:
- a CDS encoding TlpA disulfide reductase family protein, giving the protein MPKSWAVGIIGMVVIGGVWLVASRVREVGLPIREAPQPGYRAPGFSLRTLEGETLSIGDLRGRAVILNFWATWCPPCRAEMPAFQRLYARYRDRGLVVLGVNATSGDDRAAVLAFRQQYGLTFPILLDEAGQVQQRYRITALPTTFFIDPQGIIRDVVIGGPLSEAAMEARLSDLLPSGTP; this is encoded by the coding sequence ATGCCGAAATCGTGGGCCGTGGGGATCATTGGGATGGTGGTGATCGGCGGCGTCTGGCTAGTGGCGAGTCGGGTGCGCGAGGTCGGGCTCCCTATCCGGGAGGCCCCGCAGCCCGGTTATCGCGCCCCGGGGTTCTCGCTGCGCACCCTGGAGGGAGAAACCCTCTCCATCGGGGATCTGCGAGGGCGGGCGGTGATCCTGAACTTCTGGGCGACCTGGTGCCCGCCATGTCGGGCAGAGATGCCGGCCTTCCAGCGCCTCTACGCCCGCTACCGGGACCGGGGGCTGGTGGTGCTGGGCGTCAACGCGACGTCAGGGGATGATCGGGCCGCCGTGCTCGCTTTCCGGCAACAGTATGGCCTGACCTTTCCGATCCTGCTGGACGAAGCCGGCCAGGTGCAGCAGCGCTACCGGATCACCGCGCTTCCCACCACGTTCTTCATTGATCCCCAGGGGATCATCCGGGATGTCGTGATCGGTGGCCCCCTCAGCGAAGCGGCGATGGAAGCCCGTCTTTCTGATCTCCTTCCATCCGGAACCCCATGA